The genomic window CTCCCCGTGATCAATGTAGATCTTCTGCAGATGTAGTGCATGCAGTTCTCTCAGGCGTTAAACTTCTCAATGGTTGACCATGGAAAATCTGTGTAGCTCTTGTTTTCTACATATGTTTCTGGTTTCGAGCTCTTACTCCTTTTGAAATTACCATCTTTAAACATTGTAGATTCCAGTCTCTTGTGTATTTACATCAAAGACTGTTTTCGAATGCTTATTATGTACTAAACTCCCTGCCCCCTCCTTCTGTCACATGTGTTGTTCCCTTGTCATCAGTGAGCTCGAGAAAACACAACTACAAGGTACAGAATAGTTGCCACTTAGTTAGCATTTTAGTTAACATTGTAGACATGTTAGTAACACTATAATGTTGGACAATAAATGAATTCGACTACATCCAAAGGAACTTATCTTGCTTCCAAGAATAGTAAAATCATCTTTAATATTTTCCCAAATTTCGCTTATATTCATATTTCTTAACATGTTTGGAATGCCGTTTCCTCCGAAATGTAGCATTTACCTTTCATTTGGAGCATAGGATGCATTTTTATCAGTTCCTGACTGAAATAACCACTTTTCTGATAAAAACGCTATCCATCAGTTAGACTTGATTAATTGTCTTCTAGACACACCTTCAAATATATATAAGTTCTCTGATAAGGTAGTTGTGGGAAGACTTATTTTTGGTTTACATTGTAAAAAAATTCAATGACCACAGATTTGACTTTCTTTTTTGCTTCTTTTCAGCTTTCAGGTCCTAAATGAGAAGGTAAGGATGTACTTGAGCAGTATGAGAAGACCCAGTTCCATCATCTCAGAAGCCAGAAGTTCCCCATTTAATATCTTTCATTCTGAAATTTGTTTAAGAAGATGGTCATTCTTCTATTAGCAGCACGATTATGTGTCAATTGTAGATTCTTAATTGCTTAGAATTATTTTATATGTTTGATTCCTTCGATTCATATTtattcaacaacaacaaaaattcaAGATTGGTCCGTTTGAGGATCAAATTTCAGACGTGTTAATTGATGTGGTATCAAGCTAAGTCTGTTGATACCTTGCTCTCCTTTTTGCTTTGCACAATTATTCTCGTCACTGGAGATGTATATTAATCCTCTAGCTTTGCTCATTTTATCTTTTAATTTCATCTTAGTTGATAGAATATTGTGCCATGTGTTCACAAATTACATGGTCTTGTGGACTATTTCTtacgttgcaacgcacgggccttttgctagtaataataaagcaccgtgggtttctggtcgtacgtcgtcgcCAATTTTACGAAAAAGTCCCTACAGTTTTCGATATTCAACCCGCTGTCCTTTTTAAAGTGGAAAAACGTTTtgacccagatccggcccgcccagCCCGAGTGCCGCCGCTCCCGtacgccgccaccaccaccccgagctccttcTCCCGTGCGCCTCCTCCCCGGCCTTCCTCGCGAATCATCCGGCGACTCCCAGGTCATGACGCCGCTCCCCTGccttctctctctcgctctctctctctctctctctcatctcctTTTCTCTCCTTCTCTCCAGGAGCTCAGCGCCAATGCCCAGTCCTCGAGCTCACCTTGGAGGTTCAAACGCCGCCACGGGACCTCCACTGGACAGATCCGGCACCTCCCTCCCGGATCTGTGCGCCCTCCACCTCCTCTATCCGATCTGGCGCCGCCCAACCCGCCATGACCTCCACCATGGCGCCCGCCGAGATCCTTTTCTCCGTCGATGCGTCGTCGTCACATGAGGACTTGGACGCCTGGCTAGCTGACAACCTCCCCCAAATCCTACAGGAGGTTCAGGTACAACATCTACTTGATTAATTTCTGAATTCCACTTCTTTTTTGTGCATGTATATGCAATTGAGGGAGACTCTTGTTGATGATCTTGTGTGCCAAATCTTACATGGACAGTTTGAATGTGTGATACATTGTGTGATCCAGCGACAAAATTCAGTTAGTGCTGCTATGTATCAGTCAAGGGAATGGTGTAGAGAAGAGAGAATGAGGACAATATACACAAAATGAGTGGGAGAGTGTGAGTGATTAATGAAGGGGTATAGGCTTTGTACTATTACACACAGTACATTGTACAAATAAGGAAGTGGGTAGTGTGCTATCTTTGTTGTGAAAAGGGAAGATTTCTTTCCTGACTCATGTAGTACAGTACTGGTGGATCGATGATCTAAGGATCATATGAATGATTAATGGAGGATAACATAGTATTGTTGTAGAGGTGTCGACAGCCGCAGTATTTGAATCTAAACATGTGATACATGAAAGAGCTATTTTGGGTTAGATAATTATTTGGTTTTGGGTACAGAGTAATTATTTCGGTACATGGCTTATGTCTCATTATGTACTATGTAGCTTAGTCCTAGCAAAAGTGTGAAACCTTGTGTATTTGTTCTTCAATCCTGGTAATGATTTTTTTTGCAGATCTAATAATGCAGGTGAATTTGGGCTTGCCGAAATATAGGAGTGTGCTGCGTGCTGCAGCAGGTTTGGATGCGGCAATCAAGACCATGGCTCGGCTTGGGGAGCATCAAGCATCGACTGATGTGAAGAGGCCAAGGTGAGCTTCTCCGGTCCAATCCCAATCTGATTCAGGAGAGCATATTCTTAAGGTTATCATTTCACTTTCTGGATAGGTTAAACTATTATTTGCGCCCATGAAGATGCATCAGACAGAGATTGCATTCTCAATGTCTTCCATATTTTCTTCTCTATACAATTATTTCATTTCTGGATTTGTTGCAGATTCAAGGATTTAAATTGCCAAAATATATGATTGTTGGGGATTCAGTACTGGGCCATTGTATTTAAAATTTCGAATGAGCTGTCTGCCATTGTTTATATCACATCTTCCTTTGCTAGACCACGTGAGCTGATTCCAACATTGGCCTCAAGTTGCACCCGTCTATGACAAGTGGTTAGTTTTATGGGTTCAGGTATTGATAAGCACCATCCTTGGTTTAGTTCACATGTCTTGAATTATTTTGATCATTTTGGTAACATCAAACTGGGTTGCATAGAAGTATCTGCTAATTGGGTTTGACCTTTTTGAGGAATGCTACTACAGCACTTCAAAACTAGTAGGCTGTTTTCATCAGCAGCATACATCTGACCACATGATGGAGCTCTGTAATACAAGAGTGTACGATGCATTCCTGAGATTCTAAGGGATACCCGTGGAAGGTCTACGATAGCTGATTTTAGAATATGCATTTATTGGTCCTGGCATTATGGTGCACATAGTCGCTGCTGATGATGAAATACTGGACAATGACAAGGATAATTCGTTGTTACAGGAACTCTAGCATGAGTAGTTTATTTGACATTAATTGGATTGGATTACACCTTTTTCTTTGCTTTAACATCAGTATTGCAGTTATCTGGACGGATCACCTGCAAACCATTTCGTGCACATCTCGACGGCGATGAGGTAGCCCTCTGTGTTGTTGTCGCTTGATGTTAGTATTTTTTGGATTTGAATTTGCTTTGTGTGACGTTCCTCATGTAGGAATCAGTTTCAATGTGGAGTGGATTAACATTTTGTTTCAGTTTAGTTTGTAGGCCTTACTGTCTGCAAATTCTTAACATACTTTCATCATATGTGCATCCATAGCAAATACTTTGATCGGAATCATAGACTGCTCCAAGATTACGTCAGTTGCGTAAGTGCCTAGCTCCAGTTGTTGACATAGAGGACTAGAATTGTCACATGTGTAGTTATGTTTTACCAATGCCACAGAGTATCTAGCAAATAGTAATTTTCTACATAACCTGGAATGTTCTTCTGAACTGTAATTTTGAATGAGCCATTATCTGATATTTAGATCTAGCCAAAAATGATCATGACTGATATAACACATTCTCAGAATGCTACACTTTCAGTGCATGGCTTCAAATTGCAGCCTCCAACTTGAACATATACAGAATTTGCATGTCAAAAGAGCGGAGGCTGATGGCTATAAAAATTAGAGCTTCGGAGTGGTCTTCAGTCTTCACACCCCGTTAGCTAAACTCTTTGTATAGTTGTCGCTGAAATCCTCTTTCCAAATTCAAGGACATCAAGCATCCCATCCTCAACTGATTACGCTTGATGCAGGTTGGGACTTTTGCTCTAGGCAGACAGTTAAAGCAGGGGTCATGGCTACCATATCCAGCCTATATTGTACAAGAAACTCATCCTGTTGAAGTGTTGATACTGTCAAGgatagtattgttgccatgcagACTAAAAAAATCTTTTCCAGTGCATGTAGTTGGCCTCCTTTCTATGTACTTCTGAAACTGCAAAATTTTTTCTTACTTTTAAATCAAGAATTGGTGTATAACAAAAAGTGTTTTCATTATTTTTCCAAGGAAAATTGTAATTGATATTTTTAGAAAGGAAGCATGAAGAAGTTGAGAACAACACATAAACTTCAGATTAACACTCCAAAAGCAGATTACTATTGATTGACGACTTTGAAATAACTTAACTTTATCTAAGGAGGTCACTGCCCTTCTGTGGTAGGCAATTATTTTTAGTGGGCCACAGTTCATATGATTTCTTCAACTGTAACTCGAGTACTGTTCATATTTATTTTACTTTTCGTTATTCATGGCAACTATCAGTTTGTGCCTGGCAGATTGGTGAGATGACTCTCCACCTTAGACCATCGCCACGACCATAGGAGGGGGGCTGCCTTTACTCCATGTCGCTCCACAACGGTGCGAGACACACTGAAGCATCCGCCATACCAACGGGGCCACTGCCTCAGTGCTAGATGCTAACCGGGAACCATTGGTGTTCCCCAAACTCATTAGCGTTGGATATTGTCACTGGCGCCATGAATCTCCTCGTGTGATGGCCGCTGCCCTCGCCCTAGACATAAATACTTTTTGCGATGTAAGCGAGTGTCCAGCTTGCGCGCGTGGTGCCGACGCCCGTAAAGATGCACCCTTTCCCTGTAATTATCAGCGGAAAGCAATCGTCGTTCGCGGGGATGCTGCATCCAACGAGTGTGGATGAGACATGAGTGGCACCCACCATCATTACAAGGCCCCGTGATTACAAGTCGATGCATGGAGGGGCTTGTGAAAATGAGGTGCTATGGTGTGATGACCAAGCTCAACGCCTCACGTTAGACGTGTATAGATGGACAAAGTAATAACGTTGATGGTGGCAAAGAGGAAAAGTGGACTTCAacaaagtttcaaaaatttaaaataatgagaaatttgaaataaaatgtttaataaattaaaaaattgtggatttcaaaaaatgtttgcgtttttgtaaaaaaatcaaaaaatatttgAAATATTGAAAACAAATGCGCGCGAaataaaaaattcatgatttttaaaaagttagtgtatttttttaatgaaattgaacaaaattttgccaattcaaaaaatgttcaagaatggaaaaatatcctaaaaattcaaagactgttcgtgacttacaaaatagtttactcattcataaaatgttcacaAGTTCAAAAATTATCACGCATTTCAAATATGTTCGTTAATTTCCATAAAAATGTCCATGGATTCTAGAAATGTTCACTGATTCAAGAAAATGgtttcagaaaaatgttcacaattaaAAAAAAGTTTGCAAATCGTAtagaatgttcatgaatttaagaaaTTTCTTAATTTTAATAAATACTTGAAAAATTGTAAAAGTGTACATTAATTTAAAAACTGTTCACAATTAAAAATATGTTCACGATTTTTTCATGATTTCATGAGATCAAGAGTGATAGCGTACCttggtgatgcagcaaaatgtggtcAAGACCATTGAATATTATGAAatattttttcccgttgcaacgcacgggccatatatatatatatatatatatatatatatatatatatatatatatatatatatatatatatatatatatatatatatatatatatataataataaagcaaattgggtttcggCGGTCCGTCATGcacttttgcagaaaaccccctgcaTTTTCTATGAATTAACCCGCAGTACACACTTAAATCAtaaccgaaccgttattttacatttttacgGAAACCCCCTGACGTATTAGATAATTCACCCGCCGATCatatacaagtcaaacacatgttttttctaaattatccatatcttttaaaccgtaactccgattttaacatgttatatatgaaaattgattagaaaaatatgtagaatctgaatatgatgttattttatttgttaaatattttttaaatattattttggaagatatttaagtcaaacaaatattTTTCTTAATTATCCATATCTATTAAATCGTAACtctgattttaacatgttatatatgaaatttgaatagaaaaataagtagaatttgaatatgatgttatttttatctattaaatattttaaaatattattttaaaagcaaACTTGTAACCTATAGGGCACGTCTGTTTTTCTTTCATACCGCGACGATCTGGATTGCAAATAAACAACCACTAAAATCATAAAGAGacgaaagaaaacatcgataaccacACATGAGCACCTCTGAACAAACTGGCAGGGGAAAAACAACATTCAAACACACTTTGGTTTGTGTGAACACCAAGGCCACTGAagatgagaaggaggataagcggcgaCACAAAAATGATGCCTCGCTAAAATAAAGGGCATGAACATATTATGGTTATTGGGTTTAGAGTGTGtgttatttttttctcccgttgcaatgcacgggctcttttgctagtatttttaatATCTATACATGCGCCTCGTCCACCCCATCAATTAACTTGCCTGAAGAactagccgcctcctcctcccaaccctagccgcctcctcctcccaacaCTAGTTGCCCCTCCTCCTCACCCCCTCCCCTcttccctccctcgccgccgcctgaggcagccgTCGGGCAAGCCCAGGGCGTCAAGGATGGCGGCGACGGGCCCTCGGTTGCCCTGTTCCTGTGTAGGGAACCccggatctggagcggcggctTCATTGACAAGGCACGGCCGGCTAACAGCCGTGCAGGTGGTGGATTCGGTGTCCCGGCCGCGCGGGCGACGggatccggtggtcgttggcggccggcggcggtCGGTGTGCGCGATCTGGCGCATCCTCTCCTCCCCTGTTCGGCGTGCGGGCGAGCCTGGTCGGGCCGCGCTTCCTCTCAATCGTCGGTTTTGTACAGGAGATGCTGCTGGTGGCGGAGATCTAATTCGGGCGAAATCCCTGGCCGGCCATGATCGGCCGCGCCGATGTCGACACCTGAGGGCGTCGTTTCCCTCATTGGAGGTGTCGACACGGAGTGATCTCCTCACTTCaccttcccctaggtctcccgggcgaaagccctaactcTGTTGGGCGGCGGCAGCGCTCACGGCgatgttcccttcttgaaggcgccactTTGGAAACTttggggttgggtggcgcttgtgggtggagCTGCGGCCCTTTCCTAGCATGGATTTACGTCTGTTGCTCGaagatggactcgcgtaggtggaggtcatcggctggcgtcgtggtggcgtcaatggcggaggATCTACCAAGGCTCGcataggtggaggtcgtcgtttggcgtcatggtggcgtcgattgcggaggacctgccaaggttgtcacctcaatctgctatgaagatggaccagtggaagatggcggcgacgacacatgtgagtgcgtcagacccgTTTGAGCCCCAGACCCAGCagatggctcggtcggggcctccgactttagatgttaggcttaggtgagaggtatgggtatgtggcccagcttgcaccccttcattatttcgataggagtagcggcagatgctgccaagatggcggattcagtgGTTGTTAtattttgtaaggtcctcgagaataatcaataaaatggttgtatgcatctcccagatgcagtggccgggggtcatcctccttttaaaaaaaatGCGCCTCGTGTTGTTCATGCATGGATATATTCCCATCGATACCAGTAGCCAGCTGCATGCTCGGTCACTCCTTCCTCCCATCCACTCCGTCGCCTAAATCGATCCCTTCATCCCATCCCATCCCCGGCCCAATTCCTCCTCATCCACCCCGGCCATCGCGCAGCTCGCACGAGGAAGCAAGAAGGTCCGTCCGCCTTTCGACTCCATTACATCCACTGCCTGGTTGCTTCATGCTCATGCTCACGCTCATGCTTGCCTGTCCTGTGTTTATACAACTCCTATTCAGCTTTTTTCCAATGTTTGGGAAATTGTTAACCGGTAACATCTCGGGCAGCTGGCGAGAGTAGAGGATTACCTGAATTCTATTTCTAATCCGCCAATTAACCGGCTAACTACTCAATTACCCACCCGCCGGCAAGGAATTTATAACCGATTAGCGGCCGGTATTCTCAACACTGATTTTATGTATTGAAAAGCAGCATCAAAGGTGCCATTCCCCTCCGCCGGTACTAAGCTTATACGCACACCTTAATCCATTCCCTTTTAGGCGCAGTACTATATTTTTCCCTGAATTTATGCTTAAACTTGTCACCTCATTTTCCTGAGTTTATGCTTAAATTTGTCACCTCATTTCTTCAGCTATCAACTTGATTGTTTCTACGGAATCTTCTTGCATGGATCTTATATTTGTTTGGTGTTTTTCCCATCTTAATCAGACTATCAATGCCTACTCATTTACCCATCACTATATTTGCTCTTCCAGCAGACCGCAGTTAAACAGGCACACAGATGTCAGTCAGTacaacaatagcaagttcatctggAGGATGTCAAGGACCGCCACCGATGGACAAACGGCTCCTGCAAGCAGCCATTTCTGGTAATTCCACATCAATGAAGGAGATGGCTTCAGATGATCCAAGCATTCTTCTTGGAACAACTCCAGCTGGGAACACTTGTCTTCACATATCATCCATCCATGGCCACCAGGTATTTTGCACGGATGTGGTGGCCCTAGAGGAGTCTCTCCTCGTCGCCGTAAACTTGGATGGGGAGACGCCACTTCTTGTCACGGTGAAAAGTGGCTACATCTCCCTGGCTTCTGTTCTACTCAGATGCTACCACGCACAACGATTGAGAGAGGCAATGTTGAAGCAAGACATTGATGGCTGCAACGCGCTCCACCATGCCATTCGTAGCGGCCACAAGGAGCTCGCGCTGAAGCTGATAGAAGCAGCGCCGGATCTGTCGACACATGTGAACAAATTGAAGGAGTCACCCATGTTCGCCGCGGCCATGAGAGATTTTTATTGTGTGAACATtataattatttttgttttggtTGATGTCGTTCTGTGGCATCAATCCGGGCCTGTTCTTTACTGTGAGAATATTATAActaattttgttttgcttgatttcATCCTATCGCGTTAATCTAAGATGAGACTGACTACGTGCACTAATCTTCATTATTGTACAGAGTGCAGATTGGGGCTGCTGCATTAGTTAGAGCCCCTCGCCCAGACAGGATATCAGCCCTTGAAAAAACAATCCGGAAGTTTGCAGAGCAGCCTGTTGAGATTGTTATCGTGCCAAAGATAGGAACAAGCTTGGACACACTTGACGAGGCTCAAAAAGGATTCGTCATTAGGTATGGAAGAAGCAGGCTGGATGAGAAACTTACAAAATGCATGCAGGAGATAGTATGTGGTTGTGCAGTATGCCTGCTTCTGAAGAACTTTTCCTTGTTTTTTTATGACCCACTCAACATTGTGTTGGACTTTACTTAACTTCATTGATCAAATTACCTGCAGTCTAATGTGGGCTAGTGGTAACAGCAGGTTGCAGTACACGTTCTTTGGagatgttgtgatgtttgatacaacGAAGATCTGGTCTTCAGCAGCTGGCCGGTGATGGCGATGCAATGGCGCCGTTTCCTTCTTGAAACAATGCTGACAGGTGACAATCTATGGTTGTTTGCTCAATTAATGATATCCCCAACATGTTGTGTACTATAAGAAGAGCGACTTTAGATTGTTAATCATATGCTGACCATAGATGAGTTTGAGGAGGCTTGGAGGTTCCTTGTAGAAAAATACAAACCGAAGTACATGACCAGTACGCAGCAGAGTGAAAGCGCTAACCGTATGCTGAAAAATTATGTGCCTCCTGGCTGTCCCATGCGTATGTTTGATAGGGAGTCTGAGGAAAATTATCAGGAGAACCGAACAAGATTGTAAGATACCAAGTAGTTATCTGACAACATTAAATCGCTGATTTTGCAGGGGAGACCACTTAATTAGCAGCCGAAAGACATGATGGCAAGATATATACCAGAGCTATGTTTGGGCAATTCGGCCATATACTATACGAGTGTGAACCAGATGGAGGAGACTGAAACAGGTAAAACATATGTTGCATGTGAATGCCCACATGGGGTTGCTAGGCAGCCATGTACTGAAGGTAGTCCTGAACTGTTAATTCTTGAGCCTAGATGAACATAACATGTGTGTTAGCAGAGTACCAAAAGAATAATTTCAGTTCTAGCATGCTAGATAGGACATTTTCAGACTTCAAAATATTGCTTGCTGTTTCTGATGCTGTCATTCTTTAACGAGAAAAACAATGGTTTTTTTTAGGCTAAGAAGATTGGTAGGTCCAACGGTGGTTTGTAGTAAATGGGCTTGCCGGTCCACATTAGACCAGAATCTTGGCTGAGACGGCCCACATCGTGTATCTCCTTCTGTCCCGTCATAACGACATTTGACTTGTGGGCCTTGTACCTGTACAAATACCTCTGGTCGCACCGATCGCGAGATGAAGTAGTGGTATAGATTCCAGGATTACTGCAGCTCGGGCTCACATGGGCATTTTCCCTTTTGCTTGCCCTAAATTTTACTCCACACACACTTTGGTGCCCTAAAATAGagaagctattggagatgctctcatCCTGGCACGGTCTTAAAAGAGTAGGGATAGGACGTGTTTTTTCAAACACATTTCGTCATTATGCATGACTACAAAGGCAAATTTCGAGATAATAAATGTAGAAAGGTTGAAGGAGTATACAGTTAAGGAAGAAATGTCTTCACTGTAGCTATGATGGAGTCACGGAGATCAAGCTACGTGTAGCTATATTAGCTCTGGTGGAAGACCAACTTGCCGCTGCGCCGTCGCCTTTGTGGTCTGTCGCCAACCAAGATAACATTGAGGTTGCATCCATCTAAAATTAGCCCATCGAGAGCGGCGAGAGCATCATCCTGATGGAGGTGCGTAGTCGCGATTGTGACGAGACCGATACCTTGCGAGGTCTTGGTCTTCTTGTAGTAGATTACCTCCGCGCTGGAAACTTGGCCATGCCTGCTGAAGAAGTGTTGCAATTGAGAGTCATTCACCGTGAGAGGCAGATTACGCACCAACACCCTGAAACTAGGCTCGTAATGCCTCTGGATGTGCTTGATGTGTATTCGGGTTCGGCTTGTAACTACTGGAACTATCTGATGATGTTGTTGTAGTTTTGGATCCTTCAGCTTACTACCCTTGGTGATTTCCTGATAAAGCCAAACCATATATAGGTGATTCGTTAGACGATGTTAAACTCTTAGACGATGAGACAATTAATGAATGAATCTATTAACAAACAAAATTCAGTTTAAGATGTTTCCAAGAGAGTGTGCACCTGAATTGGAGCAATGGTGGGCTGGGGGACGACCCACGTGCACTTCTCGTTGTGCCATCCCAGAGGCAGCTGCTCAACCAACTCGGTCTTACCGTCGATGAGGCTATACCTGAACACACCATACTGTTCATCAGGCCTCGTCGATGCAAAGTAGGCGCACCCGCCATGGCCGCCCATCAGCGAGGCGTCCACCGCGAAACTAACGGGTGAGCCTAGAAAGAACACACGATCAACCAGGCTATGGCTGTCTTTCCTCACCCACTGGATCCTCTTCGGCACTAGCAATGACTCCTCTAGTGCATGCACCGACACCGAGAACTGTCGAAACCGGCCGCTGCCAAACGCAAACTTATAAGTGAAACGTGACCAGATCTGGACCGACACCCACAGAAGCTCGCCACGGGATTCGAGGACGTAGTTAGACAGCTCTGAGTAGCTGTCGTGCTCGTCTGGCATCAACAGCCTCGGGACCACCACGTCGCAGGCGACATTGCTGTTGGGCGTGATGGCATGCCACAGTTTAGGCTTGACAGTGAGGAGGATCTTGCCGCCGTGGTACGCGGCGCAAAACTCGCCGGACCACCCGAGCCAGGGGGTCTCAAGGGTCCTCTGGACGAGCGTCCACTCTGTGTCACCGGGACACAAAAGAGCCGCACTAAACCTGGTGATGGTGTCATGCAGATACTTGACGCGGGAGATGCTGTAGACAAAGGTGGTGCCGTCGCCGTAGACGATGCCACTTGGATGACCCTCCTCCCACCGGATGAGCGGGGAACGAGACAGGTAGGTGTAGTAGCTGGGGCGAAGATGGCTGGTGACGGGGTGGTGCCAAAGAGCGGTGGCGTCGGCGCTGCACACCCAGTCCCTAGAAGGCACTGTCGGCGGCGCGCAGTAGCCGGACTTGGAGAAGACGCACCAGAGCTTGAGCGGGGAGTCCGACACCACCGGCGCGAGGATCCAGGGCAGGAACAGGTGGGTCGCCGTTGTCTGGGACAGCAGGTCGCGTGAGCTGCGCCATGGCTTGCAGACGGCGTGGAAGCGGACGAAGTCGACGGCGACGTGCAGGCGGCCAGCGATCTCGCGGAGCAGATCCACCGGGAGGTCCGACCACCTGCTCCGGCGCATGCCGGCGTATGGAAACTTGGAAAGAAAGAAGGAAGCAGATGGAGAATCGTCGATGTACATTTTGTTTGTTGCATATCAGCCGGCCAGTTAGTTGTTTGTTTTACGTAATCAGTCTTacgtatttttttctttctttttgagaCATATATCAATCTTACGTACGTAAATATTTTTTTTAAGGTGAAACTAGGGCTTTATTCTTCAACCAAAACAGACGGAATACAGATAATGTCTGGTAAGTTCCCTAGCCATACATGCCGACCAACAGGGAGTGTCGAGGCTGCCTTTGCCAAGGCACGTGCCTCAACATTTGCCTCCCTATTCTCAAAACAAAAAACAACTTTAACAAAATCTAAAGTTCTAGTACTAATTTCATCCAGTACAAAAGCATAAGAAGAAGATGGCGCAGAACCATTAATATCTGAAACGACTTGCGAGCAATCCGAAGCTATTATCACATGTGATTGTAGGAGACCTTGAGAAAGAGCGAGGGCCTCGTTGCATGCTTGAGCTTCCAAACTTGCTGCCTCCACCAGGCCTTCAAATACCACCGCTGACGAACCAATGTAGCAGCCATTTTTATCCCTGCATATTGCCGCGCTTGCCCCCGTCCTTCCTGAGCGGGAAACGGCTCCATCGACATTGATCTTTACAGCATCTTCGCCTGGTGGTATCCATCTCCGACCTCTTGGTGTTGCTACACCTGCATGTTTTGTTGGTTCTCATTTTGTGGCTATCTGAAGATCCTCGAGATACCTGTTCACAAAACACATAGTAGCTAAAGGACTATGAAATTCATCATCATGGATCGCCCTTCTCCGCGCCCACCATATGGCCCACATGGTGATTAGAACCCTAGCAAGATCATGCTGGTTCGTTGATTCAAAAAGCCAGAGGAGCCATAATCGTGCATCCTCAGTTCTGTTTGATATTATATGCTCAACGATTTCCTCATCACAGAGCGCCCA from Triticum aestivum cultivar Chinese Spring chromosome 3B, IWGSC CS RefSeq v2.1, whole genome shotgun sequence includes these protein-coding regions:
- the LOC123066995 gene encoding uncharacterized protein; this translates as MRRSRWSDLPVDLLREIAGRLHVAVDFVRFHAVCKPWRSSRDLLSQTTATHLFLPWILAPVVSDSPLKLWCVFSKSGYCAPPTVPSRDWVCSADATALWHHPVTSHLRPSYYTYLSRSPLIRWEEGHPSGIVYGDGTTFVYSISRVKYLHDTITRFSAALLCPGDTEWTLVQRTLETPWLGWSGEFCAAYHGGKILLTVKPKLWHAITPNSNVACDVVVPRLLMPDEHDSYSELSNYVLESRGELLWVSVQIWSRFTYKFAFGSGRFRQFSVSVHALEESLLVPKRIQWVRKDSHSLVDRVFFLGSPVSFAVDASLMGGHGGCAYFASTRPDEQYGVFRYSLIDGKTELVEQLPLGWHNEKCTWVVPQPTIAPIQEITKGSKLKDPKLQQHHQIVPVVTSRTRIHIKHIQRHYEPSFRVLVRNLPLTVNDSQLQHFFSRHGQVSSAEVIYYKKTKTSQGIGLVTIATTHLHQDDALAALDGLILDGCNLNVILVGDRPQRRRRSGKLVFHQS